In Acidobacteriota bacterium, the genomic window AAATATATTAGTCAGGTTTAGAGATAGCAGATATCGCCTCCTCGATCGATGACCAATTTCCCTTCCTTTATCACCTTATTAATGTGATTATCCCCAAAGTGGTAAACCAGGTGGGAGTGATTTTTGAAGTTGAAGATGAGGATGTCAGCTTTCTTCCCTGGCTCAAGGCTTCCCAGCTCGTTTTCCCTGCCGATGGCATAGGCGGCGTTGA contains:
- a CDS encoding amidohydrolase family protein — translated: NAAYAIGRENELGSLEPGKKADILIFNFKNHSHLVYHFGDNHINKVIKEGKLVIDRGGDICYL